A section of the Burkholderiales bacterium genome encodes:
- a CDS encoding thioesterase family protein, whose protein sequence is MKDTLKAGLGHELRFVATESKMVPALYPESEDFRAMPSVLATGYLVGFLEWCALLLAKPHLDWPREQTVGTHVNVSHEAATPPGLVLTARAKLVRVEGRKLSFEVEADDGIDLIARGTHERVVILRERFDARVAEKARRGQLTVDSWQLTVDS, encoded by the coding sequence GTGAAGGACACGCTGAAGGCCGGGCTCGGGCACGAACTGCGCTTCGTCGCGACCGAATCCAAGATGGTGCCGGCGCTCTATCCGGAGTCGGAGGACTTCCGGGCGATGCCGTCGGTGCTCGCGACCGGCTATCTCGTCGGCTTCCTCGAATGGTGCGCGCTGCTCCTCGCGAAGCCGCACCTCGATTGGCCGCGCGAGCAGACCGTCGGCACGCACGTGAACGTGAGCCACGAGGCGGCGACGCCGCCCGGCCTCGTGCTGACCGCGCGCGCGAAGCTCGTGCGCGTCGAGGGCCGGAAACTGTCGTTCGAAGTCGAGGCCGACGACGGCATCGACCTCATCGCGCGCGGCACGCACGAGCGCGTCGTGATCCTGCGCGAGCGGTTCGACGCGAGGGTCGCGGAGAAGGCGCGCAGGGGTCAGTTGACAGTTGACAGTTGGCAGTTGACAGTTGACAGTTGA
- a CDS encoding ATP-binding cassette domain-containing protein, with amino-acid sequence MSARTPLLEVSAIDAGYGKSQVLFGMSLAVDAGSCTSLLGRNGMGKSTTIHALMGLIRPARGEVRWRGKPVAGRPPHAIARLGMGLVPEGRQVFPNLTVRENLVATASLRGTTRPPWTLERVYAMFPRLAERSRNFGNQLSGGEQQMLAIGRALMTNPELLILDEATEGLAPLIRQQIWTALAAIKAEGVAILLVDKNLVPLLGLADRHYVVEKGRVVWNGSSDDLRADATVLQRYLSVDGPGERTGAAAPAVPASARGDATAPRGAVTGDTTLLESLYAEHRSITAVLDTVSALVRSAAEEGAPFEAASFHAMLHYLEIFPERHHHPKEEEFLFPAIRARTAEANDVLDRLQRQHGAGEEALHVLQQKLVRAEHGGAADLASFAEAARTFVERYRAHLAIEESELMPIARRALSRVEWAEIERQFRRRPDPLGDAAVEPDMRALLQRITSLAPAPLGFGGLPR; translated from the coding sequence GTGAGCGCGCGGACGCCGCTCCTCGAGGTGTCGGCGATCGACGCCGGCTACGGCAAGAGCCAGGTCCTGTTCGGCATGTCGCTCGCCGTCGACGCCGGTTCGTGCACTTCGCTCCTCGGTCGCAACGGCATGGGCAAGTCGACCACGATCCATGCGCTGATGGGTCTCATCCGGCCCGCACGCGGCGAGGTGCGCTGGCGCGGGAAGCCGGTGGCAGGCCGGCCGCCGCACGCGATCGCGCGGCTGGGCATGGGGCTCGTTCCGGAGGGACGCCAGGTGTTCCCGAACCTGACGGTGCGCGAGAACCTGGTCGCGACCGCGTCGCTGCGCGGGACGACCCGGCCGCCGTGGACGCTCGAGCGCGTCTACGCGATGTTCCCGCGGCTCGCCGAGCGCAGCCGCAACTTCGGCAACCAGCTCTCGGGCGGCGAGCAGCAGATGCTCGCGATCGGTCGCGCGCTCATGACCAACCCGGAGCTCCTGATCCTCGATGAAGCGACCGAGGGGCTCGCGCCGCTGATCCGCCAGCAGATCTGGACCGCGCTCGCCGCGATCAAGGCCGAGGGCGTCGCGATCCTGCTGGTGGACAAGAACCTCGTGCCGCTGCTCGGGCTGGCGGACCGTCACTACGTGGTCGAGAAAGGGCGGGTGGTGTGGAACGGCAGTTCCGATGACCTCCGCGCGGACGCCACGGTGCTGCAACGCTACCTGTCGGTCGACGGCCCCGGGGAGCGCACCGGCGCCGCCGCGCCCGCCGTCCCGGCATCCGCGCGTGGCGATGCCACGGCGCCCCGGGGCGCGGTGACGGGCGACACCACCCTCCTCGAATCGCTCTACGCCGAGCACCGCTCGATCACGGCCGTGCTCGATACCGTCTCCGCGCTCGTGCGGAGCGCGGCGGAGGAGGGCGCGCCGTTCGAAGCGGCCTCGTTCCACGCGATGCTGCACTACCTCGAGATCTTCCCCGAGCGCCATCACCATCCGAAGGAGGAGGAGTTCCTCTTCCCCGCGATCCGCGCGCGCACCGCCGAGGCGAACGACGTGCTCGATCGCCTGCAGCGGCAGCACGGGGCGGGCGAGGAGGCGTTGCACGTGCTGCAGCAGAAGCTCGTCCGCGCCGAGCACGGCGGTGCCGCCGACCTGGCGTCGTTCGCCGAGGCGGCGCGCACGTTCGTCGAGCGCTATCGTGCGCATCTCGCCATCGAGGAGTCCGAACTGATGCCGATCGCGCGCCGCGCGCTCTCGCGCGTCGAGTGGGCGGAGATCGAGCGGCAGTTCCGCCGGCGCCCCGATCCGCTCGGCGACGCGGCGGTCGAGCCCGACATGCGAGCGCTGCTGCAGCGGATCACCTCGCTCGCCCCCGCGCCGCTCGGATTCGGCGGCCTGCCGCGTTGA
- a CDS encoding mitomycin resistance protein — MPAKRPAARALPPRLEDLPNVGRAVAADFRRLGIGTPDEIRGRDPYMLYHDLCRATRARVDPCMLDTFIAVVRYVDGGPAKPWWHYTAERKRVLPGALPAARHAPDTPPATPHRT, encoded by the coding sequence ATGCCCGCGAAACGCCCCGCCGCCCGCGCGCTGCCGCCGCGCCTCGAGGACCTGCCGAACGTCGGCCGCGCGGTCGCCGCCGACTTCCGCCGCCTCGGCATCGGAACGCCCGACGAGATCCGCGGCCGCGATCCGTACATGCTCTACCACGACCTGTGCCGCGCGACGCGCGCGCGCGTCGACCCGTGCATGCTCGACACGTTCATCGCCGTCGTGCGCTACGTCGACGGCGGCCCCGCGAAGCCCTGGTGGCACTACACCGCCGAACGCAAGCGCGTGCTCCCCGGCGCGCTCCCCGCTGCCAGGCACGCGCCTGACACCCCGCCCGCGACACCTCACCGCACATGA
- a CDS encoding glutathione S-transferase, whose protein sequence is MTPTPLLYGSKGSGSAAIEAALALAKLPFRLVETATWDRTPAYDDLLAVNPLGQVPTLVQADGTVISESAAILIHLGLAHPESGLLPQQASARARALRGLVYVAANCYAAIGVIDYPERWTLPADDAATHERVRAGARARLHAAWSTFADLFGAEFASRETPGALELLATVVSKWSGARKHLAEQRSAFHIALARVEAHPVVAEVFARHWP, encoded by the coding sequence ATGACGCCGACCCCCCTCCTCTACGGCAGCAAGGGCTCCGGATCCGCCGCGATCGAGGCGGCACTCGCGCTCGCGAAACTGCCCTTCCGGCTCGTCGAGACCGCGACCTGGGATCGCACCCCGGCCTACGACGATCTCCTGGCGGTCAACCCGCTGGGCCAGGTTCCGACGCTCGTGCAGGCCGACGGCACGGTGATCTCGGAGAGCGCCGCGATCCTGATCCACCTCGGGCTCGCCCATCCGGAGAGCGGGCTCCTGCCGCAGCAGGCGTCCGCCCGCGCTCGGGCGCTGCGCGGACTCGTCTACGTCGCCGCGAACTGCTACGCGGCGATCGGCGTGATCGACTATCCCGAACGATGGACGCTGCCCGCCGACGATGCCGCGACCCACGAGCGCGTGCGCGCCGGCGCGCGGGCGCGGCTCCACGCGGCCTGGTCGACGTTCGCCGACCTGTTCGGCGCGGAATTCGCCTCGCGCGAAACGCCCGGCGCGCTCGAACTCCTCGCCACCGTCGTCTCGAAATGGTCCGGCGCCCGCAAGCACCTCGCGGAGCAGCGGAGCGCGTTCCACATCGCGCTCGCGCGCGTCGAGGCGCACCCGGTCGTCGCGGAGGTGTTCGCGCGGCACTGGCCGTGA
- a CDS encoding ABC transporter ATP-binding protein encodes MAAPLLAVHGLVKRFGGLLVTDHVDLSLAAGEVHAIIGPNGAGKTTLINLIAGEWPCDEGRIEFGGRDVTAWPVHARARAGLGRSFQITSIIPEFSVLENVLLATQAVQGHSFRFWQSATSVRSLLEPAEQCLALVGLLPQRDRAAGLLAYGQQRQLELAMTLAIEPSVLLLDEPMAGLGPAETQSLIGVLQEIRSRYAILLVEHDMHAVFALADLCSVLVYGKVVFRGSPDQVRRSTVVREAYLGDEEIPA; translated from the coding sequence ATGGCCGCGCCGCTCCTCGCCGTGCACGGCCTCGTCAAGCGATTCGGCGGACTGCTCGTGACCGACCATGTCGATCTCTCGCTCGCGGCGGGCGAGGTGCACGCGATCATCGGCCCCAACGGCGCGGGCAAGACCACGCTCATCAACCTGATCGCCGGCGAATGGCCGTGCGACGAGGGGCGCATCGAGTTCGGCGGGCGCGACGTGACCGCCTGGCCGGTGCATGCGCGGGCGCGCGCCGGACTCGGACGTTCCTTCCAGATTACCTCGATCATCCCGGAGTTCTCGGTGCTCGAGAACGTGCTCCTGGCGACGCAGGCGGTGCAGGGACACAGCTTCCGCTTCTGGCAGAGCGCCACGTCCGTGCGCTCGCTGCTGGAACCCGCGGAGCAGTGCCTCGCGCTCGTGGGACTGCTGCCGCAGCGCGACCGTGCCGCGGGACTGCTCGCCTACGGGCAGCAGCGCCAGCTCGAACTCGCGATGACGCTCGCGATCGAACCCTCGGTGCTCCTGCTCGACGAGCCGATGGCGGGGCTCGGTCCGGCGGAGACGCAATCGCTGATCGGCGTACTGCAGGAGATCCGGTCCCGCTACGCGATCCTCCTGGTCGAGCACGACATGCACGCGGTGTTCGCGCTCGCGGACCTCTGCAGCGTGCTGGTCTACGGCAAGGTGGTGTTCCGGGGCAGCCCGGACCAGGTGCGACGGAGCACCGTCGTGCGCGAGGCGTACCTCGGTGACGAGGAGATTCCGGCGTGA
- a CDS encoding 3-hydroxyanthranilate 3,4-dioxygenase has product MTKLDLRFGRPLNFQRWIDDHAHLLKPPVGNQQVWRDADFIVTVVGGPNQRTDFHDDPAEEFFHQFKGNAHLILWDRGRYEKVDLHEGDIFLLPAHVLHSPQRPEPDSRCLVIEMQRPAGEKDGFLWGCAACGETIVRHDVLLQSIVDDLPPLYERFYASSEAERRCRNCGEVHPGRDYRAWHRRREAAGA; this is encoded by the coding sequence ATGACGAAGCTCGACCTCCGGTTCGGCCGGCCGCTCAACTTCCAGCGCTGGATCGACGACCACGCGCACCTCCTGAAGCCGCCGGTCGGCAACCAGCAGGTGTGGCGGGACGCCGACTTCATCGTGACCGTGGTGGGCGGGCCGAACCAGCGCACCGACTTCCACGACGATCCGGCCGAGGAGTTCTTCCACCAGTTCAAGGGCAACGCGCACCTGATCCTCTGGGACCGCGGCCGCTACGAGAAGGTGGACCTGCACGAGGGCGACATCTTCCTGCTGCCCGCGCACGTGCTGCATTCGCCGCAGCGGCCCGAGCCGGACAGCCGCTGCCTCGTCATCGAGATGCAGCGCCCCGCGGGCGAGAAGGACGGCTTCCTGTGGGGTTGCGCTGCCTGCGGCGAGACGATCGTGCGCCACGACGTGCTGCTGCAGAGCATCGTCGACGACCTGCCGCCGCTCTACGAGCGGTTCTACGCGAGCAGCGAGGCGGAGCGGCGATGCCGCAACTGCGGCGAGGTCCATCCGGGCCGCGACTACCGCGCGTGGCACCGCAGGCGGGAGGCGGCGGGGGCCTGA
- a CDS encoding lytic transglycosylase domain-containing protein, producing the protein MRRWRAALALAALACAANACADLWGYVDESGQAHFATEQRDPRYRLFFKGRSSLDPVPAPPPGSAPADRLVGEPLWQRVHGHPNVARFETLVAQSARANGLDAALVKAVIAVESGYDPAVVSAKGAVGLMQVLPDTGERYGVTGDATRTVADKLGEPAINLRVGTRYLKELLARYAGDLERALAAYNAGEGIVDRYGGIPPYPETREFVRLVLLFRDAWLPPPPPPPVPSKPSRVTIVAPGVKR; encoded by the coding sequence GTGCGCCGATGGCGGGCCGCGCTCGCCCTCGCGGCGCTCGCCTGCGCCGCGAACGCTTGTGCCGACCTGTGGGGCTACGTCGACGAGAGCGGCCAGGCGCATTTCGCGACCGAGCAACGCGATCCGCGTTACCGACTCTTCTTCAAGGGGCGCTCGAGCCTCGATCCGGTGCCGGCCCCGCCGCCCGGGTCTGCGCCCGCCGATCGCCTCGTCGGCGAGCCGCTGTGGCAGCGCGTCCACGGCCACCCGAACGTCGCACGCTTCGAGACGCTCGTGGCGCAAAGCGCGCGCGCGAACGGGCTCGACGCGGCGCTCGTGAAGGCGGTGATCGCGGTCGAGTCCGGCTACGATCCCGCCGTCGTGTCGGCGAAGGGCGCGGTCGGCCTGATGCAGGTGCTGCCCGACACCGGCGAGCGCTACGGCGTGACCGGCGACGCGACGCGCACGGTCGCCGACAAGCTCGGCGAGCCGGCGATCAACCTGCGCGTCGGCACGCGCTACCTGAAGGAACTCCTCGCGCGCTATGCCGGGGACCTCGAACGCGCGCTCGCCGCGTACAACGCGGGCGAAGGGATCGTCGACCGCTACGGCGGCATCCCGCCGTATCCCGAGACGCGGGAGTTCGTGCGCCTCGTGCTCCTGTTCCGCGATGCGTGGTTGCCGCCGCCTCCGCCACCGCCCGTTCCGTCGAAGCCGTCGCGGGTGACGATCGTCGCGCCCGGCGTGAAACGCTGA
- the imuA gene encoding translesion DNA synthesis-associated protein ImuA codes for MPDASSAAARLAARLAHPAIWRGGDCAPEPASLPTGFPPLDAVLPGGGWPGAGLAEVLLAREGIGEIALTLPALASLQRARRDLVWIAPPYRPCAPALAAAGIDLTRFHVVRCARPEEALWACEQALRAPECGAAFAWLSTRDERVLRRLQVAARDGRTFGVLWRRPGERGGAASAPLRLGLAPDERSGRLAVHVLKRRGGTLARPVVLDLEARSVAAPGIVVRARPLPSPPCRPDPRTVAAHEAVRTTSMRHARQAAS; via the coding sequence ATGCCGGATGCTTCCTCCGCCGCCGCGCGGCTGGCCGCGCGCCTCGCCCACCCGGCGATCTGGCGCGGCGGCGACTGCGCGCCGGAGCCGGCCTCGCTGCCGACCGGCTTCCCGCCGCTCGACGCGGTGCTGCCGGGCGGCGGCTGGCCGGGAGCGGGACTCGCCGAAGTGCTGCTCGCGCGCGAGGGCATCGGCGAGATCGCGCTGACGCTGCCCGCGCTCGCGTCGCTGCAGCGCGCGCGGCGCGATCTCGTGTGGATCGCGCCGCCGTACCGCCCCTGCGCACCCGCGCTCGCCGCCGCGGGCATCGACCTCACGCGCTTCCACGTCGTGCGCTGCGCGCGCCCCGAGGAAGCGCTGTGGGCCTGCGAGCAGGCGCTGCGCGCGCCCGAGTGCGGCGCGGCCTTCGCGTGGCTGTCGACGCGCGACGAGCGCGTGCTGCGCCGGCTGCAGGTCGCCGCGCGCGACGGCCGCACGTTCGGCGTGCTGTGGCGCCGTCCCGGCGAGCGCGGCGGCGCCGCGTCCGCCCCGCTCCGCCTAGGCCTCGCGCCGGACGAGCGCAGCGGGCGCCTCGCGGTGCACGTGCTCAAACGCCGCGGCGGCACGCTCGCCCGTCCGGTCGTCCTCGACCTCGAGGCGCGCAGCGTCGCCGCGCCGGGCATCGTCGTGCGCGCCCGTCCGCTGCCCTCGCCGCCGTGCCGGCCCGACCCGCGCACGGTCGCCGCGCACGAAGCCGTTCGCACGACGTCGATGCGGCACGCGCGGCAGGCGGCGTCGTAG
- a CDS encoding MBL fold metallo-hydrolase — MFTSLTRALVACTALALGAASFAQTPPTPAYSTAKIADNVYVFRAGGYLSMFVVTPEGVIVTDPVGYADAKAPAAYLEEIRKITQAPVKYVIYSHHHYDHSTGAKIFKDQGAIVVAHRNAHQRLAALQNREVVLPDMIVEDSGSSILLGGMRVDLLWVGANHSDNTLVMLLPKERILYAVDWLPIQGVMYRDMPDGYIPDWFAGIDRVLAMEWDRMIPGHPGPGNRLGTKDDVRALRNYLVDVSNAAKQLAADRKCLNDEAMRGVKLPKYEGWSGYQAYLFGNVERFCEYWSRGV, encoded by the coding sequence ATGTTCACGTCCCTCACGCGCGCGCTCGTCGCGTGCACCGCGCTCGCGCTCGGCGCGGCCTCGTTCGCCCAGACCCCCCCCACTCCTGCGTACTCGACGGCGAAGATCGCCGACAACGTCTACGTGTTCCGCGCAGGCGGCTACCTGTCGATGTTCGTCGTCACGCCCGAGGGCGTCATCGTGACCGATCCGGTCGGATACGCCGACGCGAAGGCGCCCGCGGCGTACCTCGAGGAGATCCGCAAGATCACGCAGGCGCCGGTCAAGTACGTGATCTACAGCCACCACCACTACGATCATTCGACCGGGGCGAAGATCTTCAAGGACCAGGGAGCGATCGTCGTTGCGCACCGCAACGCGCACCAGCGGCTCGCTGCGCTGCAGAACCGCGAAGTCGTGCTGCCCGACATGATCGTCGAGGACAGCGGCAGCTCGATCCTGCTCGGCGGCATGCGCGTCGACCTCCTGTGGGTCGGCGCCAACCACTCGGACAACACGCTGGTGATGCTGCTGCCGAAGGAGCGGATCCTCTACGCGGTCGACTGGCTGCCGATCCAGGGCGTGATGTACCGCGACATGCCGGACGGCTACATCCCGGACTGGTTCGCGGGCATCGACCGCGTGCTCGCGATGGAGTGGGACCGGATGATCCCGGGACATCCCGGACCCGGCAACCGGCTGGGCACCAAGGACGACGTGCGCGCGCTGCGCAACTACCTGGTCGACGTCTCGAACGCCGCGAAGCAGCTCGCCGCGGACCGGAAGTGCCTGAACGACGAGGCGATGCGGGGCGTCAAGCTGCCGAAGTACGAAGGCTGGAGCGGCTATCAGGCCTACCTGTTCGGCAACGTCGAGCGCTTCTGCGAGTACTGGTCGCGCGGAGTCTGA
- a CDS encoding phasin family protein, giving the protein MARKATAPAAPKAAPRRKAKHRPSAKKALGGGTAMPPGLESGDLSGVVNLLTPEQAIELYKANARMALDVINAAIDNTTKLRKLQFAGEEEARAFGKKAARSAAEARDAQSLMVAGQDVAQEALEKSMRYWGEMFDLITEMQKRVFALIEDQTEGMPGVRQAKAAMAMLPDMAPMQNVVEAMKGVVGSGGNALEHMQKVIGDFTRMTRR; this is encoded by the coding sequence ATGGCACGCAAGGCCACCGCACCCGCCGCGCCGAAGGCCGCCCCCCGCCGCAAGGCGAAGCACCGTCCGTCCGCGAAGAAGGCTCTGGGTGGCGGCACGGCGATGCCTCCGGGACTCGAGAGCGGCGACCTGTCGGGCGTCGTGAACCTGCTCACGCCCGAGCAGGCGATCGAGCTCTACAAGGCCAATGCGCGGATGGCGCTCGACGTCATCAACGCCGCGATCGACAACACGACGAAGCTCCGCAAGCTCCAGTTCGCCGGCGAGGAGGAGGCGCGCGCGTTCGGCAAGAAGGCGGCGCGATCCGCGGCCGAGGCGCGCGACGCGCAGTCGCTGATGGTCGCCGGCCAGGACGTCGCGCAGGAGGCGCTCGAGAAGTCGATGCGCTACTGGGGCGAGATGTTCGACCTCATCACCGAGATGCAGAAGCGCGTGTTCGCGCTGATCGAGGACCAGACCGAGGGCATGCCCGGCGTCCGGCAGGCGAAGGCCGCGATGGCGATGCTGCCGGACATGGCCCCGATGCAGAACGTGGTCGAGGCGATGAAGGGCGTCGTCGGTTCGGGCGGCAACGCGCTCGAACACATGCAGAAGGTCATCGGCGACTTCACGCGGATGACGCGGCGGTAG
- a CDS encoding Gfo/Idh/MocA family oxidoreductase — translation MAGLRERFGRPLRLAILGGGPSSWIGHMHRSAAELDGWWRIAGGVFSADAARSREAGAALGFDHARCYGTIGELIERERARADPIEAVAIMTPNDTHHALAAAALDAGIDVVCDKPVTHDAAQARDLAARATRHGRLVAITHGYAAYPMTRYARHLAGEGALGALRYVQVEYVQSGLATRIEDGPRNARLDWLLDPARSGLALVMSAIGCHAQHLASFVVNRRVASVCADVLSVVPGRRVVDTVSALLRFEGGLAGTFTAFQAAAGSENDIRLRVYGEKGMLEWTHRECSYLRVAMHNEGPRVVGRGDAGLPPGIAALGRAPRGHPEGLREAFANIYAEVAQERMARSLGERVPAFVYPRIEDGVHTMAFIEACVASNGRWVEVGQESVDS, via the coding sequence GTGGCCGGCCTGCGCGAGCGCTTCGGCCGCCCGTTGCGCCTCGCGATCCTCGGCGGCGGACCGTCGTCGTGGATCGGCCACATGCACCGCAGCGCCGCGGAGCTCGACGGCTGGTGGCGCATCGCGGGCGGCGTGTTCTCCGCGGACGCGGCGCGCTCGCGCGAGGCCGGCGCCGCGCTGGGCTTCGACCACGCGCGCTGCTACGGCACGATCGGCGAACTGATCGAACGGGAGCGTGCTCGCGCCGACCCGATCGAAGCGGTCGCGATCATGACGCCGAACGACACGCACCACGCGCTCGCGGCGGCCGCGCTCGACGCCGGCATCGACGTCGTCTGCGACAAGCCGGTCACGCACGACGCGGCGCAGGCGCGCGACCTCGCGGCGCGCGCGACGCGACACGGCCGGCTCGTCGCGATCACGCATGGCTACGCGGCCTACCCGATGACCCGCTACGCGCGCCATCTCGCGGGCGAAGGCGCGCTCGGCGCGCTGCGCTACGTTCAGGTCGAGTACGTCCAGTCGGGACTCGCGACACGGATCGAGGACGGTCCGCGCAACGCGCGTCTCGACTGGCTCCTCGATCCCGCGCGAAGCGGCCTCGCGCTGGTCATGAGCGCGATCGGCTGCCACGCGCAGCATCTCGCTTCGTTCGTCGTGAACCGGCGCGTCGCGAGCGTCTGCGCCGACGTGCTCTCGGTCGTGCCGGGCCGCCGCGTCGTCGACACCGTGTCCGCGCTGCTGCGCTTCGAGGGCGGGCTCGCCGGAACGTTCACCGCGTTCCAGGCGGCGGCGGGAAGCGAGAACGACATCCGCCTTCGCGTCTACGGCGAGAAGGGCATGCTCGAGTGGACGCACCGCGAATGCTCGTACTTGCGCGTCGCGATGCACAACGAAGGCCCGCGCGTCGTGGGGCGCGGCGATGCCGGATTGCCTCCCGGGATTGCGGCGCTGGGGCGCGCGCCCCGCGGCCACCCCGAGGGCCTGCGCGAGGCGTTCGCGAACATCTACGCGGAGGTCGCTCAGGAGCGGATGGCGCGCTCGCTCGGCGAGCGCGTGCCGGCATTCGTCTATCCGCGCATCGAGGACGGCGTGCACACGATGGCGTTCATCGAGGCCTGCGTCGCGTCGAACGGGCGGTGGGTCGAAGTCGGTCAGGAGTCAGTTGACAGTTGA
- the lexA gene encoding transcriptional repressor LexA produces MPRLTARQQQILDWIRTHIETAGMPPTRAEIAAGLGFSTASSAEDHLQALAKKGAIELKPGASRGLRLRDFPGMPVQGTLPLVGRVAAGHPILAAEHIEGRYRVDPALFSPAADFLLRVRGASMQDAGILDGDLLAVHKTAEARSGQIVVARLGDEVTVKRLKRRGREVVLMPENAAFVPITVDLAAAPFSIEGVGVGLVRAGRGF; encoded by the coding sequence CTGCCGCGCCTCACCGCGCGGCAGCAGCAGATCCTCGACTGGATCCGCACCCACATCGAGACGGCCGGCATGCCGCCCACGCGCGCGGAGATCGCCGCGGGGCTGGGCTTCTCGACCGCGAGTTCGGCGGAGGACCACCTGCAGGCGCTCGCGAAGAAGGGCGCGATCGAACTGAAGCCCGGAGCATCGCGCGGCTTGAGGCTGCGCGATTTTCCGGGGATGCCGGTGCAGGGCACGCTGCCGCTCGTGGGCCGCGTCGCCGCCGGCCACCCGATCCTCGCGGCCGAGCACATCGAGGGCCGCTACCGCGTCGACCCCGCGCTGTTCTCGCCCGCGGCCGACTTCCTGCTGCGCGTGCGCGGCGCCTCCATGCAGGACGCGGGCATCCTCGACGGCGACCTCCTCGCGGTCCACAAGACCGCGGAGGCGCGCTCCGGCCAGATCGTCGTCGCGCGCCTCGGTGACGAGGTCACCGTCAAGCGCCTGAAGCGCCGCGGGCGGGAAGTCGTGCTCATGCCGGAGAACGCGGCGTTCGTGCCGATCACGGTCGACCTCGCGGCCGCGCCGTTCTCGATCGAGGGCGTCGGCGTCGGGCTCGTGCGCGCCGGACGCGGGTTCTGA
- a CDS encoding DNA polymerase Y family protein: MLWGCLLFPDLPLEVYARGFDADAAGRPFAVGSGGSRPQVVAANAAARERGVKRGAPVAAALALAPDLALRDRDPAAEARALEAVATFALSFTSTASLAPPRAVLAEIGGSLKLFGGLDPLLAAMTRGIEALGHAPLVAAAPTPLAALVLARTRRHSPVLTPGALPAALADAPLAALDLDPRSLDTLAAAGVRTIGAAQALPRDGLARRFGAALVDALDRAHARVPDPRMPYAPPPSFAGKLALPAPAHDAAALGFAAHRLAQDLAAWLLARGLGVLDAELALAHEPWQRARTGRPATTLDLRFAAPARALGHLSAVMNERLARVVLPAPVDALALATRATAPLASRPLGLLPGDGADTPLVPLVDRLRARLGDGAVVGYATHAEHRPERAQSEAAEAAPGTPASLPDAPRPLWLLADPMSIGDALAAAPWALHDGPERIESGWWDGDDVRRDYYVAQTPQGARAWIFRDHRRGADDGDWWLHGWFA; this comes from the coding sequence ATGCTCTGGGGCTGCCTTCTTTTTCCCGACCTGCCGCTCGAGGTCTACGCGCGCGGCTTCGACGCCGACGCCGCGGGGCGGCCCTTCGCGGTGGGGAGCGGCGGCTCGCGCCCGCAGGTCGTCGCGGCGAACGCGGCCGCGCGCGAACGCGGCGTCAAGCGGGGAGCGCCGGTCGCCGCCGCGCTCGCGCTCGCGCCCGACCTCGCGCTGCGCGACCGCGATCCCGCGGCGGAAGCGCGCGCGCTCGAGGCGGTCGCGACCTTCGCGCTCTCGTTCACCTCGACGGCGAGCCTCGCGCCGCCGCGCGCGGTACTCGCGGAGATCGGCGGGAGCCTGAAGCTCTTCGGCGGCCTCGATCCCCTGCTCGCCGCGATGACGCGCGGCATCGAGGCGCTGGGTCACGCGCCGCTCGTCGCGGCCGCGCCGACGCCGCTCGCCGCGCTCGTGCTCGCGCGCACGCGCCGGCACAGCCCCGTGCTGACGCCCGGCGCCCTGCCCGCCGCGCTCGCCGACGCCCCGCTCGCCGCGCTCGACCTCGATCCGCGCTCGCTCGACACGCTCGCCGCCGCCGGCGTGCGCACGATCGGCGCGGCACAGGCGCTGCCGCGCGACGGCCTCGCGCGCCGCTTCGGCGCCGCGCTCGTCGACGCGCTCGACCGCGCCCACGCGCGCGTCCCCGACCCGCGCATGCCCTACGCGCCGCCACCGTCGTTCGCCGGAAAGCTCGCGCTGCCCGCGCCCGCGCACGACGCCGCCGCGCTCGGCTTCGCCGCGCACCGCCTCGCGCAGGACCTCGCCGCGTGGCTCCTCGCGCGCGGCCTGGGCGTGCTCGACGCCGAACTCGCGCTCGCCCACGAGCCCTGGCAGCGCGCGCGCACCGGTCGTCCCGCGACGACGCTCGATCTGCGCTTCGCCGCGCCGGCGCGCGCCCTGGGCCACCTGTCGGCGGTGATGAACGAGCGGCTCGCGCGCGTCGTGCTGCCGGCGCCGGTCGACGCGCTCGCGCTCGCGACGCGCGCGACCGCGCCGCTCGCGAGCCGGCCGCTAGGGCTCCTGCCCGGCGATGGCGCCGACACTCCGCTCGTACCGCTCGTCGACCGGCTGCGCGCGCGGCTCGGCGACGGCGCGGTCGTCGGCTACGCGACGCACGCCGAGCACCGGCCCGAGCGCGCGCAGTCCGAGGCGGCCGAAGCCGCGCCCGGCACGCCGGCGTCGCTTCCCGACGCGCCGCGTCCGCTCTGGCTCCTCGCTGATCCGATGTCGATCGGCGACGCGCTCGCGGCGGCGCCCTGGGCGCTCCACGACGGTCCCGAGCGCATCGAGTCGGGCTGGTGGGACGGCGACGACGTGCGCCGCGACTACTACGTCGCGCAGACGCCGCAGGGCGCGCGCGCGTGGATCTTCCGCGACCATCGCCGCGGCGCCGACGACGGCGACTGGTGGCTGCACGGATGGTTCGCGTGA